The Mustela nigripes isolate SB6536 chromosome 4, MUSNIG.SB6536, whole genome shotgun sequence genome includes a window with the following:
- the ZNF239 gene encoding zinc finger protein 239 isoform X1, producing the protein MIKKNMANEEYLSLKVPSQMTTQDSSVTFCKNEPQDLQKSKSLFVTEESTERKVLQGESPPMDHCSENLQIKLMSDVTELVSPLVTGEANCQNGQLKESLDLFDYNCKDVCGWKSRVVSRSHQRAHTEEKPYNHYNIEKRHNNSSDGHPCEKIHPAEKLHRCSQCGKDFSEHSELLLHQRHHTEEKPYKCELCGKGFTRSSSLLIHRAVHTDEKPYKCDKCGKGFTRSSSLLIHHAVHTGEKPYKCDKCGKGFSQSSKLHIHQRVHTGEKPYECGECGMSFSQRSNLHIHQRVHTGERPYKCGECGKGFSQSSNLHIHRCIHTGEKPFQCYDCGKGFSQSSDLRIHLRVHTGEKPYHCGKCGKGFSQSSKLLIHQRVHTGEKPYECSKCGKGFSQSSNLHIHQRVHRKDPIK; encoded by the coding sequence atgattaaaaaaaacatggCGAATGAAGAATATTTGTCTTTGAAAGTCCCAAGCCAAATGACCACACAGGACTCCTCAGTGACGTTCTGTAAAAATGAGCCCCAGGATCTTCAGAAAAGCAAAAGTCTATTTGTAACTGAAGAAAGCACTGAGAGAAAAGTCTTGCAGGGAGAAAGTCCTCCCATGGATCATTGTTCAGAGAACCTTCAAATTAAACTTATGTCTGATGTAACAGAACTGGTCTCACCATTGGTCACTGGTGAGGCAAATTGCCAGAATGGCCAATTGAAAGAGTCTTTGGATCTCTTTGACTATAACTGCAAAGATGTTTGTGGTTGGAAATCACGAGTGGTCAGTCGTAGTCATCAGAGAGCTCATACAGAGGAGAAACCCTATAACCATTACAACATTGAGAAGAGACATAACAACAGCTCAGATGGTCATCCATGTGAGAAAATCCACCCTGCAGAGAAATTACACAGGTGTAGTCAGTGTGGTAAGGACTTCAGTGAGCACTCAGAACTACTGCTTCATCAAAGACACCACACAGAGGAAAAGCCCTACAAATGTGAGCTGTGTGGGAAGGGCTTCACAAGGAGCTCCAGTCTCCTCATCCATCGAGCAGTCCATACCGATGAGAAACCCTATAAGTGTGACAAGTGTGGGAAAGGCTTCACAAGAAGTTCAAGTCTGCTCATTCATCATGCAGTCCATACAGGCGAGAAACCTTATAAATGTGACAAGTGTGGCAAGGGCTTTAGTCAGAGCTCCAAACTGCATATCCACCAGCGAGTGcacactggagagaagccctatgaGTGTGGGGAGTGTGGTATGAGTTTCAGTCAGCGCTCCAACCTGCACATCCACCAGCGAGTCCACACGGGGGAGAGGCCCTACAAGTGTGGGGAGTGCGGGAAGGGCTTCAGTCAGAGTTCAAACCTTCACATTCACCGCTGCATACACACAGGCGAGAAGCCTTTCCAGTGCTATGACTGTGGGAAGGGCTTCAGCCAGAGCTCTGATCTCCGCATCCATCTCAGAGtccacactggagagaagccctatCACTGTGGCAAATGTGGGAAGGGATTTAGCCAGAGTTCAAAACTCCTCATCCATCAGAGAGTGCAtactggagagaagccctatgaGTGCAGCAAGTGTGGGAAAGGCTTCAGCCAGAGCTCCAACCTCCACATCCACCAACGGGTTCATAGGAAAGATCCCATTAAATAA